The following is a genomic window from Pyricularia oryzae 70-15 chromosome 5, whole genome shotgun sequence.
CAGTGAAAGTTGAGCTGTATGGAGGTACAGTAATAGTGCTCTCTATAGTGGGTTCTCTATAGTGGGTGGGGCAGTCGAACCCAGCGTGGCACCCTCAAAAGAAATTCAACCCACTTCCCAAACTTTCCCTCATCAAGCATGAACTCATTTACCTTGGACAGACATTATTTGGAGACCGATATGGTCAGACAATGtcctttgtttatttttcttaTTCGCATCTCTGATTTACTGCATTCGGGGAGTGATCATTGAACAAATAACATTAAAGTGTGTCTTGACTAAATTATGATGTCTGGTGCGCATCGCGGGGGACTGTTGCTCTATTGTCCCCTTGCTTCCTTCTCTTCGATCCAGAACCTGCTTGGCCCTAGACCTCTCATGAATCGGCCCCATCTGGCCTTGCTCTGCCATTTATCTCCTGTCTACTGCCCCCATTGCCTATTCGGCGACCTTCAGCTCGTCTACCTTCAAATCCTCAACCTTGTCACCTTGCTTCTCTGATACCGCACCAGACTCCTCCTTCTTGGCTCCTTCGACTGCCGGCTTCTCTGGTGCAGCGCTCTCTTGGGCAACCGCGATAGGAGCAACCTCGGATGCAGCAGCGGTTGCGGCGGGTGCGGCAACGGGTGCAGTAGAGGTGGCAGTGGCAGTGGCAGCGACTTCGGTAGTTGCAGCAACAGGTGGCGTAATGCCTTGGCTCGCTTTCCCTCCGAGGTAGTCCTCAAGCTCTCCAATCTGCTTGCCACCGGCTGTCCATCTCTTCTCCTTCTCAACCTGACGCTCTTCGCACATCTTGCGAAGAGCAGGCCAATAAGTGGAGTGATCATATTCAAACTCAAGTGCACCGCCGCTGATCTCTGTCCAAAGTTGCTCCTTGGGGACGTAGTTGCTCATGTCCTCATTGAACTTGAGCTTGTCACGGGTCAGAGGGTCGATGAATGGGGTGATGAGCTTGAAGAAGCCCTGCACAACCCATGGGACTGTAAGGGTGGAAATCAGTAGCAGCTCAATGACAAGGGAGAATGAAATATGCTGTCTTTGTCAGCGATAGCTTACCATTCACAATGAGGGCGCGTCCAAGTCTCTCCGGGTAGTGCGTTTGCAGGATGTTGAGGACTTCGCGGGCTTGTCCAATGCCCGGGGCCGTGTAGGAGCGGTTCTTGCCCTGTTTGAAGTTGATGAGCAGCACCAACTTCTCACGCTGCGCAGGGAGAAGATCCAGGACTCTTTCAAGCATAAAGACCAGATGCTCAACTTGGCGGTGAGACGGTTGCGTGTTTTGCCGGCC
Proteins encoded in this region:
- a CDS encoding CRAL/TRIO domain-containing protein, encoding MTTATSNGSAQDKAAVGILKTPISAPLEGCTPPAKDPLTKEQEIKYDWLLEQVKKWTEVPSTKGKGGPLTDAERMWLTRECLLRYLRATKWVEKDAEKRLRETLTWRRDFDVADLTWDHISPEQETGKQVILGFDKEGRVCHYLCPGRQNTQPSHRQVEHLVFMLERVLDLLPAQREKLVLLINFKQGKNRSYTAPGIGQAREVLNILQTHYPERLGRALIVNVPWVVQGFFKLITPFIDPLTRDKLKFNEDMSNYVPKEQLWTEISGGALEFEYDHSTYWPALRKMCEERQVEKEKRWTAGGKQIGELEDYLGGKASQGITPPVAATTEVAATATATSTAPVAAPAATAAASEVAPIAVAQESAAPEKPAVEGAKKEESGAVSEKQGDKVEDLKVDELKVAE